The genomic segment AGGAAGACGACACTCGCCGTCACCGCCCTCGGCGTCACGGCAGCGCTCGCGCTCGCCGGATGCGCTGGAGGCAGCTCGTCAGGAGGCAGCACCGATGCGGCCGGCGGCGCAGACATCCGCGTCTGGCTGAACGGCACCGACACGCCGGATGCCGCGCGTGAGTACCTGAAGACCACGTTCGAGAGCGAGCACCCCGGTTCGACGCTCACGATCGAGGAGCAGAGCTGGACGGGGCTGGTCGACAAGCTCACCACGAACCTCTCCGGCTCCGACAGCCCCGACGTCGTGGAGGTGGGCAACACGCAGGCCGCGGCGTTCACCTCGGCGGGCGCGTTCCTGCCGCTCACCGACGTCTACGACGAGATCGGCGGCGACGACCTGCTGCCCGGCTTCGTGGAGGCGGGCACCTACGACGGCACCTTCTACGCCGCGCCGTACTACTCCGGCGCCCGCTTGGTGTTCTACAAGAAGGACCTGCTCGCGAACGCCGGCCTGACCGTTCCCACCACCCTCGACCAGTACGTCTCGAACGGCGTCGCGCTGGCGCAGGCGAACCCGGGCGTCTCGGGAATCTACTTCCCGGGCCAGGACTGGTACAACGCTCTGCCCTACATCTGGGAGGCCGGCGGCGAGATCGCCACGCAAGACGGCGACACGTGGACGTCAAGCTTCTCGAGCCCCGAGTCGATCGAGGGGCTGAAGCAGGTGCAGGAGGTCATGACCCAGGCATCCGTCGCTCCGAAGGACGGCAACGAGACCGATCCGCAGGTTCCGTTCTGCGAGGGCACCGTCGCCAACCTGTCGGCGCCCAGCTGGGTGAAGGGTTCCATCCTCGCCCCGGCCGACGCGGATGCGCCGGGTTGCCCCGATCAGGAAGCCAACCTCGGCGTCTACGCGCTCCCCGGTGCCGATGGCGGTGCCGCCCACGTGTTCGCGGGCGGTTCGAACATCGCGGTGGCCGCGAAGTCGGCCCATCCCGACCTCGCCACCGATGCGCTGGAGATCATGCTGAGCGACGACTACCAGACGATCCTCGGCGAGAACGGACTCGTTCCGGCCAAGCTGTCGCTGGCGTCCACCCTCGGCACCGACGACGTCGCCAAGGCGATCGCCGAAGCGGCGGGCAACGCCAAGCTCACCCCGGCGTCGCCGAAGTGGGCCGACGTGGAGGCATCCGGAGCGCTGACCGACTTCTTCGTGTCGATCGCCCAGGGCGGCGATGTGGAGCAGCTCGCGAAGGCCCTCGACGAGAAGATCGACGGCATCCTGAACTCCTAGGAGAGGGATGAGAAACGGTGGTGGCCACTGCGCGAACAGTGGCCACCACCGGTCCAGGTCCATCGCCCTAGGAAGGTGAGTGGCCCAACGCAATCTTAACGGGAGGACCCCGATGAGCTCGTCCGTGACCCTGATCAGGGAGCACGAATCGGGTGGCTTGCAGGAGCTACCGCCCGAACTCGGCCCGAAGAGCCGGCGCTTGCAACGGCGCACCCGCGCGGCCCGCTTCACTCCGATCATGCTGCTCATACCGGCGCTGGTCATCCTGGCCGTGGTGATCGGCTGGCCGCTCATCCAGCTGTTCGTGATGTCGTTCCAGGAGTTCGGCCGGTCGCAGGTCTTCGGCGCCCCCGCCCCGTTCGTGGGTTTCGACAACTACGTGCGCGTGTTCAGCGATCCGCAGTTCTGGGCGGTGCTCGGCCGCAGCGTGCTGTTCTGCGTGGCCAACGTCATCACCGCGATGGTGCTCGGCACGCTCGTGGCGCTCCTGATGCACCGCGTGAACCGGTTCTTCAAGGTGCTGGTGAGCGTCGGGCTGCTGCTCGCCTGGGCGATGCCCGCTCTCACCGCCACCATCGTGTGGGGGTGGATGTTCGACACCCAGTACGGCGTGGTGAACTACCTGCTCGAAGCGGTGTCGGGCCAGGACTTCACGAACCACTCCTGGCTCATCGACCCGTTCTCGTTCTTCGTGGTGGCCACCATCATCGTCACCTGGGGCGCCGTGCCCTTCGTGGCGTTCACCATCTTCGCCGGGCTGACGCAGGTGCCCGACGAGGTGCTCGAGGCCTCGCAGCTCGACGGCGCCGGCGCCTGGCAGCGCTTCCGCCTGATCTTGTTCCCTTACCTGCGCTCGATCTTCGTGGTCGTCATCATCCTGCAGGTGATCTGGGATCTGCGGGTCTTCACCCAGATCTTCGCCCTGCAAGGAATCGGCGGCATCAAGGAGCAGACCTCCACACTCGGCGTCTACATCTATCAGACCTCGCTCGGCAAGGGCGACTACGGCACGGGCGGTGCGATCGCCGTCATCATGGTGATCCTGATGGTGAGCATCTCGCTCTTCTACGTGCGCCGCAGTCTCAAGGAGGAGGAGTCATGACACGCAAGCGCACCACGGGCATCCTGCTCGGCGCCGCCTCCGTCATCGTGTTCCTGTTCTCGGTTTTCCCGGTGTACTGGATGGTGAACACCTCCCTGCAGCCCAACAACGAGATCCGCGGCACCGTGCCGAACTTCGTGCCCCAGCACCTCACCACGGCGAACTATGAGACCGTGATCTTCGATCCGGGCCGCGCGCCGTTCCTGCCCGCACTCGGCAACTCGCTGATGGTGACCATCTCGACCGTGGTCATCGCCTTGGTCTTCGCCTTCCTGGCTTCGCTCGCGGTCAGCCGCTACCGCTTCAAGAGCCGCAAGACCTTCATCTTCGCCATCCTCATCATCCAGATGATCCCGGCCGAGGCCATGATCGTCTCCACCTACCGCGTGCTCGACGGCTGGGGCCTGCTCAACACCATCGCGGGCCTCACGCTCGTCTACGTGGCGACCGTGCTGCCCTTCACCATCTGGACGCTCCGCGGCTTCGTGAACGGCGTGCCCGTGGAGCTCGAGGAGTCGGCCATGATCGACGGATGCTCGCGGACCGGTGCGTTCTGGAGGATC from the Herbiconiux aconitum genome contains:
- a CDS encoding extracellular solute-binding protein yields the protein MRKTTLAVTALGVTAALALAGCAGGSSSGGSTDAAGGADIRVWLNGTDTPDAAREYLKTTFESEHPGSTLTIEEQSWTGLVDKLTTNLSGSDSPDVVEVGNTQAAAFTSAGAFLPLTDVYDEIGGDDLLPGFVEAGTYDGTFYAAPYYSGARLVFYKKDLLANAGLTVPTTLDQYVSNGVALAQANPGVSGIYFPGQDWYNALPYIWEAGGEIATQDGDTWTSSFSSPESIEGLKQVQEVMTQASVAPKDGNETDPQVPFCEGTVANLSAPSWVKGSILAPADADAPGCPDQEANLGVYALPGADGGAAHVFAGGSNIAVAAKSAHPDLATDALEIMLSDDYQTILGENGLVPAKLSLASTLGTDDVAKAIAEAAGNAKLTPASPKWADVEASGALTDFFVSIAQGGDVEQLAKALDEKIDGILNS
- a CDS encoding carbohydrate ABC transporter permease, translating into MSSSVTLIREHESGGLQELPPELGPKSRRLQRRTRAARFTPIMLLIPALVILAVVIGWPLIQLFVMSFQEFGRSQVFGAPAPFVGFDNYVRVFSDPQFWAVLGRSVLFCVANVITAMVLGTLVALLMHRVNRFFKVLVSVGLLLAWAMPALTATIVWGWMFDTQYGVVNYLLEAVSGQDFTNHSWLIDPFSFFVVATIIVTWGAVPFVAFTIFAGLTQVPDEVLEASQLDGAGAWQRFRLILFPYLRSIFVVVIILQVIWDLRVFTQIFALQGIGGIKEQTSTLGVYIYQTSLGKGDYGTGGAIAVIMVILMVSISLFYVRRSLKEEES
- a CDS encoding carbohydrate ABC transporter permease; this encodes MTRKRTTGILLGAASVIVFLFSVFPVYWMVNTSLQPNNEIRGTVPNFVPQHLTTANYETVIFDPGRAPFLPALGNSLMVTISTVVIALVFAFLASLAVSRYRFKSRKTFIFAILIIQMIPAEAMIVSTYRVLDGWGLLNTIAGLTLVYVATVLPFTIWTLRGFVNGVPVELEESAMIDGCSRTGAFWRITFPLLAPGLVATGVFGFIQAWNEFLLALVVNSRPEMMTLPVWLRTFQQVTGTTNWAAIMAGSTLMAIPVIVFFLIVQGRMTSGLVSGAVKG